The Methanomicrobiales archaeon genomic interval GAACGGGCGGCAGAATCGGTTTTCCCGTAGCGGGGGAGCGGGGGGAGCGCACCCCTCCAATCCTCCTGACCTCCTACCCCGCCGGTGCGGTAGGATGCGGATAATTGAGGAGAGGGCAGGCACTGCCGTGAGACAATTTCCGTAGGCCATCGTGCCGATCTGGCCACCAACCTTCATCTCCGGCAACTTCAGAATGCGATTCGATTTCTTTCTGCCGCTCTCCTGTCTGTGATTGAACCTCCAGATCCTTTCTCCATCTTATTCAAGATCAGGATGTAAAGGATTTCAGCCTCCACAGTCTCGACCCCCTCTGCCAACACCTGTCCATTACGATATGGCTGCCGAATACAGGCTGTTTTTTCGTTCCTCTTCTTCGCGTGGTTCCCGGATCCCTGATGGATTTTCTTTTTGCTCCTCCACTCTCCGCCGGGATATGTCTCGTCCACCTCAACAATGCTGGAGAATGCAGCAGGAGCATCCTTGACACGGACTCCTCAAATCCATGCGAGTGCCATCAGTACCCTTTTGCATTCTGCCCGGTTCTACCGGAGATTCTCTGACCGCTCTTTTCGATGAGAAACCCGGTGATTATGTCTTTCCACTGCTCTCTCGGCAGGTAAAGAGGCAATTTGTGGGCTCTGGAGAAACGCTCCCCGGCGTATTTTCCACCTGTCCCGCGGGTGGACCCATCGATGATCCGCGTTCACCCCTCCCCCCGGGGAAGGGAATCGTGCGACAGGCCTATATCGGACCGGGAATGCCGGGCAGGATGCTCTCTGTCGCACGAAGGGGTTGAGGAGAGATGCCCTTCCCCGGAGAACACCCGAGAGCCGTACACAGACTCCTGATGAGGATTTCGACAGAGCCACTTTGTGAGGTCTGAATTCGTACCGGCATCGGGCGCATCTACGTTTCCCATCAGCCGGTCTGCACAACCTCTCGCAGTGGCACCCGGGCATTCGTGCCATTCTCCCCACGCAGGATTTCAAGGTGGTGGCTGAAATGGAACGATATGCCTATTGCACGGTCGATAATCGGAAGCCTCATCAGGATCGGTGATGAACAGGCAGATCGCTGGAGTTGAACCGCCATCGTCGAAGAGAAAAAGACGAAATGGAGGCAGCACCGTGCGTTTCTGGACCGGGCAGACGAGCATGAGCTGCAGGCGTATCTGCTGGCGCACCAGGAGCGATGCGAGGATGCGATTCGCCTTAACAGTCGGGCACTGGATCTGGATCCCGGAAACGCGGATCTCTGGGCGTTTCTCGGAATCGCCCTGGAGGGAGTGTTGCACCGCCGGAAGAGTCGCTGCAGTGCCGGGATCGGGCGTTCGCCCTCGATCCCGCACTCGCGACAGCCTTCCGCACCGTAGAACCGCATGAGGCGCCGCAGGACAGGCCCGAAGTTACCCTGCCCTGTGCTGGACGATGGGCTGCCGTGCCAGTCTTCGTGACCTCCTGAAACCATCCCCCGACGGGGAGCGAGAAGGCGTTCGAGGGTCGTGCTTACTGGAGGCACTCGATCTCTTTCAGGGTCTTCTCCGCAAGTTCCCGCATGCGTGCAGAGATTCTCCCGGACGCGGAGAACTCCACGTCCCGCATGGCGTTGGCAAGCTCCGTCCCCAGCACAAAGATCGCGTACTTGTGCTCCATTTTGCTCCTGTGCACCTGGCCCGGGTCGATCTTCAGGGCGTAGTACTGGGAAAATTTCAGACCGGGATTCACTTTCTCGAAGTAATTCTTGATGTCAACCAGTATCTGATGGAGTACGAGAAGTTCTTCCTTGTGCATGCACGTCACGACCGTTGTTAAAGAGATGGTAGATATGATTATAAATATATTTGGGCGTCCATGAATTACCGGATCTTCAGGAGTTTAATGGATAGAGGCCGTTTCACAATACCGCGAAAATCCGGAGCGGCGAGGAATTCCATTCCCCTGGCGACGAAGAGGTCCAGAAGCTTCTGGTCGACCACGCGGTCGACCACGACGCCGGCGACATCTCCGTTCACCGTCTCCAAGATCTTCTCCACGTCATCGGCCTTCGCCTCGTGCACGATAGAGAAGTCCGGGGAGAGGAATCGTGCGATCATGCGGTTCTTCACCTCCTCCATGTGTCCCCTGAGGCTCTGGGGAGACGGGCGAGCTTTCGGCTCTTCCGGCGGTCCGGTGGTCATCGAGACCTCCTCGGCCTCCGTCTTCGGAGACTCCTGCTCCCCGAACTGATCCCGCACGTACTCCACCGGCACGCGGTTTCGCAGCGCCTTGGCGATCTCTTTGCGGGATATATCCTCCACGCTCTTTCCCCGGGGGCAGAATGCGACGTAGTCGATGTCGGCCACCTGCAGGAGAGCCCGGAGGATGAGCTCGCCTCCGCGGTCGCCGTCGAGGAAGGCGGTAGCGGTCTTGGTCCCGCAGAGGTCGACGACGAGCGGGGGAACCCGGGTGCCCTCGACGGCGACCGCATTCTTGATGCCTGCCCTCAGGAGGTTGATCACATCCGCACGCCCCTCGACGACGATGATCTGGTCGGATTCCATGACCTGAGGACCGGCCGCCACCTTCGCCTCCCCGAGCTCTATGAGCTTCTCGATGCGGATGCCCTCGCGGACCTCGTCGAGAAGGCTTGCGCTGTCGATGCTGCCCTCCTCGAATCCTTCGAAGAGGAGTTCTTTGGCCCGGCTGACGATCTGCCTCCTCTTGGTGGTGCGGATATCCTCGATCCCCTCCACGGTCACGTGGGCGATGCAGGGGCCGACGCGGTCGATCGTCTCCAGGGATGCCGCTAGAAGTGCCGTTTCAGCCCGATCCAGGGAGGACGAGATGAGGATATCGCCCCGGGTCTCCCCTTTTCTGCTCTGGATCTGGACATCGATCCTCCCCACGCGGCCCGTCCGCTGGAGATCCCGAAGATCCAGCTCTTCCCCGAGGAGACCTTCGGTCTGGCCGAATATCGCTCCGATCACGTCGGATTTTTCGACCACCCCCTCGGCATGCAGGTATATGTGAATGAGATATTTGGTTGTATCCGGTGAGTACAATGTAAGCCACCTCCGGCTCTGGGTAATTGTAAACTATGTATGCTGTACTTTCTACGGCGGTACATAGGTACAATATTATATATATAGTCGAATTACTTAAACCTGATTCAGAACGCCTGCATCCATATTTTCCGTTCAGAAGGTCATCCGACCCGGACGGATCGCGGGAGAGATCCCCGTTGCGATTCGCGGCGGCGAGGTTTCCGGGTCAGCGCCCGATTCCCCGATCGGCGCTTTATCCGCGAAAAGTTCCGGCACTGCGCAGAGCGGAAGGCGGCGCCGGGAAACCAGATACGGAGAGCGGTAGATCGCATACCCGCCATATCGGGCAGGCAGAACGTCTGGGCATTCCCCTGGTGCTCGACGACTCCATGGAAGATGGGAAACCGGAGCTGCGGGTGCCCGGTTCAGGCCGATTCAGCCTCTCAATAAGATCAGGGGGAGGAGAGCGCTTCTGCCTGCTGAAAGGGAGGATCCCACGCCCTGAACATGGTTGCTCCCCGGCGATGACAGGTCTCCCGGATATTGTTGCACTACCGCTGGAAGGAGAAGAAGGATCGATCCTTCCCCACGACTGCGATTGGTCCGGACAGGGGGCACGAGATACAGCGATGCATCCGATCTGGAACATTGGTTCAGGATAGAAATTCAGTCCCTGCGTTCGGGTCGAGGGCTCATTGTTCCGCGCTACTGCCCGGAATATCCGCATTCATGAATAATCGGAAGATAATTCCGCGGGAGCAGGATGCGTGTCAGAACAGCTGCCGCAGGCGCTCCTCGACGACCTCTCGGGAGACGCCGCGGATCAGGACCTTCTTATGCGGGGCATGGGCGCCGCTCCGGATCTGGATATTCTGCGCAGGCACTCCGAGTCGTTCTGCCAGCACCTCGATGACGGCCTTATTTGCCCTACCGTCCACAGCAGGCTCAGCCACCTGGCAGAGGATAGCGCATCGCCAGGGGTTGTATCCACGGGGAAATGCATTCCGTCTTGCGCCTGCCGTAACGGAGATGCTGATGACGACGCCGTCGGGAGCATCGGATACCGCACAGATCCAGTCTGTCATGCGTAACAGATCCGATAAGAGGAATGTGTCGCCCGGCACAAACAAACATGGATCATCCGTGGCATTCTGCCGTCCATCACCTGTTAAACGCCCTCGTGCCAGGCGTGCCTGTCGCACATCCGGGTTGTCCCGTGGTTCATCTCATCAGGCAAACCGCCACTCAATCGCCCGGGGACCTATGGATGCGCAGGTATCGGCGTTTTATCATACGCTCTCCGTACCCATAAAACCTTTTCCGGCGTACCATCGGGGGTGAGCGGGTGCGAACTCGCCCTCGCGGTAGACCGGCACGCCCCCCTGGACCACGATGCGCGGGAAGACCGCAGGCATCCCCTCGAAGGGTGTCCAGCCGGCGCGGCTGTGGAGGGCATCCACCTCAATGCGAACGATCTCTCTGGGGTAGAGGGCAAAATCCGCCCGATTTCCCGGGATGAATCCGGCAGGAGGGATTCCCAGGATCGAGGCGGGCGCGGCGGACGTCTTCTCGATGAGTGACGTGAGATCGATTCTACCTTCGATCACCTCCGCCATCAGGAGCGGCACCATCGTCTCCACCCCGGGGAACCCCGCCGGGGCTGCCGTGAAGGCGAATGCCTTCTCCCCGGGGGTATGGGGGGCATGATCCGATGCTATCACGTCGATCGCGTCCCAGCGGGAGAAGAGCGCCCTCCTCTCCGCCTCTTCCCGAAGGGGTGGGTTCACCTTTCCTTTCCCTCCGCATTCCAGAAAATCTTCAAGGGAGAGGAGGAGGTGGTGCGGCGTCACCTCCACCGTGCCCTGCGCCGCATCGACGGCATCCGCCGTGGAGAGATGGCAGAAGTGAAGGCGGCAGCCGGCGGTGTTGGCTTCCTGCACCGCTCTCACAATGCGGACCTCGCCTGCCGGAGAGCGTGCCAGGTTGTGCTCCACCACCTGCGTGTCGGGCAGATCCGCCACCTCCTCCGCATGGATGGTTGCGAGACCGTCGAGGCTCCGGATCCGTGTCAGGATACCAGGCAGGTCTGAGGTACCGATCGCCCGGGCGGACGTCGAGGGTGCGGTAAAACCCTCCCCGAAGCAGAGGGCTCCCGCCGCCCACAGCCCTTCCAGGTCCGCATCGGGACTGAGGGCTCCGTTCACCGCAAAACTGCATAGGGACGCTCCCTCCGCCTCACGGATCCGCTCCCGCAGCCGCTCGGCAGTGGTGAGAGGCGGATCGGTGTTCGGCTGGTCGACGACGACCGTCACCCCGCCTGCCAGGGCGCTCCGGCTACCGCTGGACCAGTCCTCCTTGTAGGACTCTCGCCCTCCCCGCATGTGGACGTGCATGTCGACCGCTGCCGGCAGGCAGTAGAGGCCGCTGCAGTCCAGAATTTCGTACGAGGGGCGGGCAGCGCCGGCGTGCACCACCACGCCTCCCGCCAGGGAGAGGTCGACCGTACGCCCATCGCCGAGGTGCACATTCTTCAGCACCAGATCCACTCTGTCGGTCACTCGGATCCACCGTCCTTCCTCTTCGCCCCGAATCTCCAGCAGCACGGGGCCGGGCTGCAATCGGGAATGCTTCCCACACAAGAATGACGCTCGCAGCATATAAAGGTGCTATCGAGGCCATCGTACAATCCGAAATGGGGTGACGCTCGGTTGCGAAAGTCCAGGCCAGGGTCGAGCCGTTCGACCTCTTTTGGTTTACCATGGTGTCGTTCATGGTCGTTTTCCTCCTGCAGGAGGTGAGAGGGGGAACGAGGATCCCGTCCCTTCGAGGCTATGGCATCAGCGGAGGAGGGGGCAGTGCCCTCTCCCTCCGTAATAGTCTCCTGCGCAGGGAGCCGGTGTCGGATCAGCGGTATAGAACGCTGGCGTGGCCAAACAGGGATCCTTCTGGGCAGACTCACCCCAGAAGACAGCATTGATCGGCTTCCCGGGGGGTTTCTATCGCGCTGCAGGGGTGGTGGAACGGGGAGGATGTATCGTCCCCGTCCGACCCTGGGGATATCGCACTGGCGGGGATGGGATCCAGCAAGATACGATCGAGGGACGGGACCGGCCCCTTCTTACGAGGTGGACAGAAAAGATCTTTCGCATCCCCGAAGGGGTCCTGACGTAATTGTGGGGGAGATGGGGGGGTGAGAAGGCCTCTGCATTCGGTCCTTGGACTCTCCCGCGGGAAGCGGTGCGTGAAGCCTCTCGTCTATACCCGGGAGCGAGCCCCCCCAACGCCGGCTTGGAGGGGTGCATCGCAAGGGAATGCAAACAAGGGCCAGAAGCAGTTAAATTAAGCGGTGTTCGAGGAAACGAGGTAATAGAAGTGAAAATACGAAGGAACCGGATTGTCCTCAACAGACCCGAGGCACAGGATCCCCGATGGGGGGCTCGATGAACCGCTCCCCCCCGATCGCGGTACGGAGGATGACGGAGGAGCCCGTTGTCACTTCGCCCACGATTGCCGCTTCCCGCCCGAGGGGATGGGATCGGATAGCGGCGAGAACCGCATCCGCATCCTCATGCGCTACGGCGATGACCATCTTCCCCTCGTTCGCCACCTCGAGGGGATCGATCCCCAGCATATCGGCGGCGCTCCGCACACTGCGCCGCACAGGGAGAGCCTCCTCCTCGATGACGACCCTCTTGTTCGCCTTCCTGGCCATCTCGTTGATCGCACTGGCGAAGCCGCCCCGCGTGGGGTCTTTCATTGCGTGGATCGCGCCGGCGGCGAGCGCTCTCTCCACGAGGCTCCAGAGCGGGGCGACGTCCGATCGGAGCTGCTCCCCGAGATCGAACCCCTCCCGGTGGGCGAGCACCGCGAGCCCGTGATCCCCGAGCGTGCCGGAGACGATGATGCGGTCGCCGTCTTCCAGACGGTTGTCGCGGATCACCCTGTCCGCCACCCCGATACCGGCAGTGTTGATGACGATGCCGTCGAGGCTGCCCCGCTCCACCACCTTGGTGTCGCCGGTCACAAGGTTGGTACAGGACTCCCCGAGGGCTGCATCCATGGATGCCACGATCCGCTCCAGGTCAGAGAGGAGGAATCCCTCCTCGATCACCATGCCGCAGGAGAGAGCCAGGGGACGGGCCCCCATGGCGGCGAGGTCGTTCACCGTCCCGCAGACCGCGATCCTGCCGATATCCCCGCCGGGAAAGAAGATCGGCCGCACCACGTGGGAGTCGGTGGTGAAGACCAGGTTGGATCCGTTCAGCGGGATCACGGCGCCGTCGTCCAGCGCTTCGAGCCCGATCCCGCCCGCATTGCAGTGCTTCAGGTTGGTGATGGTCTTCAGGAGTTCGCCCATCATCTCCCCGCCGGCGCCGTGCATCAGGCTCACCCGCATCGTCATTCGCCCTCCACCTCGATCTCGATCCGGGAGACGACAACCTCCTTGCCTTCGACTATCTCCGGCATCGATCCGCACCGGGGGCAGACGAAAACGGAATCCCCCTCGTACCCGCAGGTGCAGCGCAGGAGAGGTTTTACGGGGCGGCAGTCGAGCCGTGCAGCGGCGAACAGCGGGTCGTCCGCGGCAATGGCAGCGAAGAGGAACTCCACCTGCTCGGGGTTGACCATTGCCATCTCGCCCACATCCACGTGAATGCACGTCACCTGCTCTGCGCGGTTCTCCAGGGCGGCAGTCCGGGCAGTCATGTAGATGTCATAGGCGACGCTGTACTCGTGCATCACTCCTCCATCGCCGCGTACACCTGCCGGAAGAGCTCGCGGGTCTCG includes:
- the hypE gene encoding hydrogenase expression/formation protein HypE, yielding MRVSLMHGAGGEMMGELLKTITNLKHCNAGGIGLEALDDGAVIPLNGSNLVFTTDSHVVRPIFFPGGDIGRIAVCGTVNDLAAMGARPLALSCGMVIEEGFLLSDLERIVASMDAALGESCTNLVTGDTKVVERGSLDGIVINTAGIGVADRVIRDNRLEDGDRIIVSGTLGDHGLAVLAHREGFDLGEQLRSDVAPLWSLVERALAAGAIHAMKDPTRGGFASAINEMARKANKRVVIEEEALPVRRSVRSAADMLGIDPLEVANEGKMVIAVAHEDADAVLAAIRSHPLGREAAIVGEVTTGSSVILRTAIGGERFIEPPIGDPVPRVC
- a CDS encoding hydrogenase maturation nickel metallochaperone HypA is translated as MHEYSVAYDIYMTARTAALENRAEQVTCIHVDVGEMAMVNPEQVEFLFAAIAADDPLFAAARLDCRPVKPLLRCTCGYEGDSVFVCPRCGSMPEIVEGKEVVVSRIEIEVEGE
- a CDS encoding UPF0058 family protein, whose protein sequence is MHKEELLVLHQILVDIKNYFEKVNPGLKFSQYYALKIDPGQVHRSKMEHKYAIFVLGTELANAMRDVEFSASGRISARMRELAEKTLKEIECLQ
- a CDS encoding DUF167 domain-containing protein, translating into MTDWICAVSDAPDGVVISISVTAGARRNAFPRGYNPWRCAILCQVAEPAVDGRANKAVIEVLAERLGVPAQNIQIRSGAHAPHKKVLIRGVSREVVEERLRQLF
- the dnaG gene encoding DNA primase DnaG, with the protein product MYSPDTTKYLIHIYLHAEGVVEKSDVIGAIFGQTEGLLGEELDLRDLQRTGRVGRIDVQIQSRKGETRGDILISSSLDRAETALLAASLETIDRVGPCIAHVTVEGIEDIRTTKRRQIVSRAKELLFEGFEEGSIDSASLLDEVREGIRIEKLIELGEAKVAAGPQVMESDQIIVVEGRADVINLLRAGIKNAVAVEGTRVPPLVVDLCGTKTATAFLDGDRGGELILRALLQVADIDYVAFCPRGKSVEDISRKEIAKALRNRVPVEYVRDQFGEQESPKTEAEEVSMTTGPPEEPKARPSPQSLRGHMEEVKNRMIARFLSPDFSIVHEAKADDVEKILETVNGDVAGVVVDRVVDQKLLDLFVARGMEFLAAPDFRGIVKRPLSIKLLKIR
- a CDS encoding amidohydrolase family protein, giving the protein MTDRVDLVLKNVHLGDGRTVDLSLAGGVVVHAGAARPSYEILDCSGLYCLPAAVDMHVHMRGGRESYKEDWSSGSRSALAGGVTVVVDQPNTDPPLTTAERLRERIREAEGASLCSFAVNGALSPDADLEGLWAAGALCFGEGFTAPSTSARAIGTSDLPGILTRIRSLDGLATIHAEEVADLPDTQVVEHNLARSPAGEVRIVRAVQEANTAGCRLHFCHLSTADAVDAAQGTVEVTPHHLLLSLEDFLECGGKGKVNPPLREEAERRALFSRWDAIDVIASDHAPHTPGEKAFAFTAAPAGFPGVETMVPLLMAEVIEGRIDLTSLIEKTSAAPASILGIPPAGFIPGNRADFALYPREIVRIEVDALHSRAGWTPFEGMPAVFPRIVVQGGVPVYREGEFAPAHPRWYAGKGFMGTESV